In the genome of Fervidobacterium gondwanense DSM 13020, one region contains:
- a CDS encoding DHH family phosphoesterase — MNRDFLTIVAELNSANKVLVVGHIMPDGDDISSVLSVTLGLKKLGKEVFAGIDWRIPWYFYEFEETNIIKTFDDIKSSGFVPDVVLVVDASSPDRIGRFQEFLGSVPLMVIDHHGTNTLFGNINWVDTKFGSTAQMVYRLNTELGVEYDERLATINLMGIATDTGFFRYSNADEIVFSDATKLVFLGGKVYLVSRLFENKRIEQFKLLSTMIEHLKMEANGKIVYSYLSKEDYETNNCTEDDSGGFVGELRSIQGTELAIFFSEYENSEVHISFRSKDWFDCSKLAVLLGGGGHPRAAGCTLKGDLFVIVEQVIREAKTMFAAQNKEIEKIGR, encoded by the coding sequence ATGAATAGAGATTTTCTAACAATAGTTGCTGAATTAAACTCAGCAAATAAGGTTCTTGTTGTTGGACATATAATGCCGGACGGTGATGATATAAGCTCCGTGCTTAGCGTAACTCTTGGGTTGAAAAAACTTGGTAAAGAAGTCTTCGCTGGAATTGACTGGAGGATTCCATGGTATTTCTATGAATTTGAAGAGACCAATATAATTAAAACTTTTGATGATATAAAGTCTTCTGGATTTGTTCCTGATGTAGTTTTGGTTGTTGATGCTTCCAGCCCAGATAGGATAGGTAGATTTCAAGAATTCCTTGGTAGCGTGCCGTTGATGGTAATAGACCACCACGGAACGAATACGCTTTTTGGAAATATCAACTGGGTTGATACGAAATTTGGCTCAACGGCACAAATGGTTTACAGACTAAATACCGAGCTTGGCGTTGAGTACGATGAGAGATTGGCAACGATAAATTTGATGGGAATAGCAACAGATACGGGTTTCTTTAGGTACTCGAATGCTGATGAAATAGTATTCAGCGATGCTACAAAACTTGTTTTTTTGGGCGGAAAGGTGTACCTTGTCTCCAGATTGTTTGAGAATAAGAGAATCGAGCAGTTTAAATTGCTTTCGACGATGATAGAACACTTGAAGATGGAAGCTAATGGAAAGATCGTTTACTCATACCTGTCTAAGGAGGATTATGAAACTAACAATTGCACTGAGGACGACAGTGGAGGGTTTGTTGGAGAACTTAGATCAATTCAAGGAACTGAATTAGCGATCTTTTTTTCGGAATACGAAAATAGCGAAGTGCACATAAGTTTCAGGTCGAAAGATTGGTTTGACTGTAGTAAACTCGCTGTACTCCTTGGTGGAGGGGGGCATCCAAGGGCAGCTGGTTGTACTTTAAAAGGAGATTTGTTTGTGATTGTAGAACAAGTTATTAGGGAAGCTAAAACGATGTTTGCCGCACAGAAC
- a CDS encoding purine-nucleoside phosphorylase — MDTRVKEACEYITSNINNKPKIALILGSGLGFLADKVNNARSIAYKDIPNFPYSTAPGHEGKLVFGELFGREVVVLNGRFHIYEGWNPSDIKLVIHTLKMIGVERILITNAAGAINTSYSPGDIILVKDIINLMFRNPLRGPNDNDMGPRFPDMLGAFDREWMEKLKNAEGLREGVYLAVTGPTYETPAEIRAFRKLGADLVGMSTVPELIVCAHVGIKALVLSCATNMAAGVLDQPLSHEEVVEVANMVKGRFTEIVQKALEVL; from the coding sequence GTGGATACGAGAGTAAAAGAGGCTTGTGAATACATTACGTCAAATATCAATAACAAGCCAAAGATTGCTTTAATACTTGGCTCAGGATTGGGATTTTTGGCAGACAAAGTGAACAACGCTCGCTCAATAGCTTACAAAGACATTCCAAATTTTCCGTATTCTACCGCACCGGGACATGAGGGAAAGTTGGTTTTCGGAGAGCTCTTTGGAAGAGAGGTTGTTGTGTTGAACGGAAGGTTCCATATATACGAAGGTTGGAATCCTTCTGATATTAAGTTGGTTATTCACACGTTGAAGATGATTGGTGTGGAAAGGATTTTGATTACAAATGCCGCTGGTGCGATAAATACATCTTACAGCCCGGGTGACATAATTTTGGTGAAGGATATAATCAACTTAATGTTCAGGAACCCTCTTAGAGGACCAAATGATAATGACATGGGACCAAGGTTTCCCGATATGCTTGGTGCATTCGATAGAGAGTGGATGGAAAAACTCAAAAATGCTGAGGGACTGAGAGAAGGAGTATACTTAGCTGTTACAGGTCCAACATACGAGACGCCAGCCGAAATAAGAGCATTTAGAAAGCTTGGGGCGGATTTGGTTGGTATGTCAACAGTGCCTGAGCTAATTGTCTGTGCACATGTTGGTATAAAGGCACTTGTGCTTTCGTGTGCGACAAATATGGCAGCTGGCGTATTGGACCAGCCTCTGTCTCATGAAGAAGTTGTCGAAGTTGCAAATATGGTAAAAGGCAGGTTCACAGAGATAGTTCAGAAAGCTTTGGAGGTGCTTTGA